Sequence from the Haloarchaeobius salinus genome:
CGAAAACAGCTGGCAGCTCTCCACCGAGTACCCGCAACTCAAGTCCTCCGGAGTCGCACCCGTCGGTCCGCTCGCAATCGAGGGCGTCGAGACGGACGCCGAGGTCGTCAAGGGCGAGACGCTCGCGGTGAACGTGACCGTCGAGAACGTCGGCAGCGTCGCCTCGGACGACCGGGTGACCCTCACCAGCGACGGCGAGACGGTCAACCGAACGGACCCACTGGCGCTCGCGCCCGGCGAGAACCGGACCGTCTCGCTGGCATGGACGCCCGAGGACGTGTCCACCGGCGAGTACGCGCTGACCGTCGCATCCGCCTCCGACGACGATTCGACGGCCGTCCAGGTCGTCGGTGTCGGCACGGTCGAGGGGACCCTCACCGACGACACGACCGGCGCGCCCATCGCGGGTGCGACGGTCACCGTCGAGAACGGGACGTACGGGCCGTACGACGTGACTGCCGGCACGGACGGGTCGTTCGTTCTCGCGGGCGTCCCCGAGGGAGACTACGACGTGTCCGTCGAGGCCGACGGCTACCACAGCGAGTCGCTGACGGGTCTCTCGATCCGCGACGGCGACGTGACCGACCTCGGGGCGCGCCCCCTCTCGGGTAACGCCTCCATCGGCGGAATCGTCGAGGACGCACACTCGGGCACCCTGCTCCGGAACGCGACCGTGACTGTCACGAACGGCAACTGGACGGACACCGAACGGACCGCCGCCGACGGCACGTACACCATCGAAGGCGTCCCCGGAACCGGTGACGACTATCGGGTGACGGTCGACCCGGTCGCCGCGTTCCGCACCTCCGCGGCGACAACCGTGACCGTCGCATCGAACGGGACGGTGACGACGGACCTCGCCCCCGACCGGGTGTCGACGTACTTCGCCGTCGACCGACTCGATTCGCCCACCTCGGTCGATGAGGGCGACGACTTCACGGCGAGTGCGACGGTGACCAACCTCGGCGGCGACCGCGGGAACACGACCGTCGAGTACCTCCTCGATGGCACCGTCGTCGACACCGCACAGGTGTCCATCGACGCCGGGAACGGCTCCACCGTCTCGTTCGAGTACGCCATCGACGACACGGGAACCCACAGCCACGGGACCCGGACCGTGAACGAGACGACCACGACCGACATCGACGTCGAGGCTGCTGCCCGCGGAGGTGGCAGTGGGGGCGGTTGGGACGGTGGCAGCGGTGGCGAGAACGACGATGGAGACGTCTCGAACACCGACGACGATACCGAGGAGACTGGGCCGGTGAACGCCGAGACGGACGGCGAGGGGCGCGCCACGGCGACCGTGTCGGTCGATGTCGACGAGACGGTCCGGGTCGACCTCGGCGATATCGTCGTGAACTCCGACGCTGGAGTCGCCATTACACAGGTCAGTCTCACCTTCGGCGACAGTGCGGGTGACGTCACGTTCACAGCCGAAACGGTACCGGAGCCACCAGCAACGGTGAGCCCGCTCCGGGATGACGGTGACGACCGCAGGGCGCTCTCGTACGTCGAGATGACCACCACGGTCGATGGCGAGGACGCGAGCGAACGCCTCGACTCGGCGACCGTCCGGTTCACGGTCCAGGCCGACCGAGCCACCGAACTGGATATCGCTCCCCAGGACATCGTGCTCTACCGTTTCGACGGGGAGCGCCACGAGTGGGAGGAACTGGATACCGAGGTCGCCAGCACCGGCGACGGACGGGTCGTCTACAACGCGACGACGACGCAGTTCTCGGTGTTCGCGGTCGGCGGACGGGCTGAAGCCGGTGGCGAGCCCGACGGGACACCGACCACCGACGGTGCCACATCGACGCCGCGGCCCCCGACGTCGACGCCACAGCCACCGACGTCGACCGCAGAGACGCCCACGTCGACGGAGCCCACGCCATCGGAGTCCAGCACGACCGACCCCGGAACGGGGTCGACCAACGGCGGTGCACCTGGGTTCGGGGTTGGTGTCGCGGTCATCGCACTCGTCTCGACCACGTTCTTCGTGCGAAGTCGGCGAACGTAGTAGAACCCGTCGGAGTCCGTGAGAGGACGAGACGGACGTCGCTGCGACCACGGTCGTCGGCCCAACTGTTTCAACTCTGACCGGATTCTCACGGGGTGAATCATCGTCTCAACGGATGCCTATAATCGTGACCTGTCCGTCGAACTCTCCATGCAACCGGCAGGACCGAACGCGGCCACCGGCCGTACTCGACAGCACGACCGACACCACTACCGGACAGACGGCGGCGCGTCGCTCGCAGACTCGTACGACGTCGTCGTCGGGGGATCCGGGATGTCTTCGTCGACCACCGCGATGATACTGGCGAGACACGGGCTCGACGTGGCGATGATCGAGGCCGGGTCGCACCCACGGTTCGCCATCGGCGAAGCGATGCTCCCCCAGAGTTCGATGTGGATGTGGATCGTCGGGGAGTACCACGACATTCCGGAGATCCAGTACCTCAGCGACGCGAACGAGATCGTGGACAACATCACCCCCTCGTGTGGGGTCAAACACTCGATCGGCTTCGCCTATCACGAGCCGGACCGGCCGGTGACGGGGGACCACGTCCACCAGCTGATTCCCCCGAACCTGCCGTTCTACAGCGAGAGCCACCTGCTTCGCGAGGACGTCGATCACTACCTCGTCGAGTCCGCCCGGAAGTACGGTGTGGAGTACGTCGACGAGACCGCGATCGTCGACGTGGACATCGGTGAGGACGAGGTGACGGTGACGACCGACCGCGGAACCATCGAGGCGACGTTCTACGTCGACGGGACCGGTGGGAGCTCCGTCCTCGCGGAAGGGATGGGGTATCGCGAGGACGCTCCGGAACTGGAGACCGACTCCCGGGCGATATTCACGCACGTCGAAGGCCTGGCCCCGTTCGACGAGCTGCTCGCGGCAGACGCTCGACCCGAGCAATCCAACCGTCTCCACGACGGGACGCTCCACCACGTCTTCGACGGCGGGTGGATGTGGATCATCCCGTTCGACAACTTCGAACGGTCCGAGGCGACGAAGGCCAGCGTCGGCCTGGTTCTGGACCGAGACCAGCATCCCGTCGACGAGTCCGTGGACGCCGAGACGGAGGCCCGGCGCATCCTCGCCGAGTTCCCGGACATCCAGCGCCACCTCGACTCGGCGGACCCGGTGCTGCCGTGGGTCCGGACCGGTCGACTCCAGCGCAGCGCCAGCCGGTCGTCGGGTCACCGACACTACCTGACCAACAACACCTACGGGTTCGTCGACCCGCTCTACGCGATCGGCCTGGTCAACACCTTCGAGTCCGTCTTCGTCTCCACCTCCCTCCTGCTGGACGCGTTCGAGGCGGACGACTTCTCGGCCGAGCGCTTCGCGCCCATCGACGAGATGCACCGCCGACAGCTCGCGACCAACGACCGCCTCATCAGCAACGCGTACAAGTCCATGGGCGACTTCCGGACCTGGAACGCGTGGACGCAGATGTGGCTTGGACAGGTCCTGTTCCACGACCTCTACATCCAGCGTCACTGCCTCAACTACCTCGAATCGGGGGAGACGACCGCGTTCGACCCACTCCTCGAAGAACAGTCACCGGGCGACGGCGCACCGTTCGCGGGACAGAAAGCGGTGATGCACCGGACGATGGCCGACGTACTCGACGCCTACAGCGGCGGTGAGATGGGTGCGTCCGAAGCCGCCGACCGGATGTTCGGGGAGATGCGCCGGGCCGACTGGCTCCCGAAGCACGTCTACGACTGGGGCGACGAACGAGCGCGACACGTCGACTTCTCGGACCCCGAACTGGTCGGGGCACTCATCGAGTGGGGGAAAACCGACTCCCCCGACCGCCTCCGTGAGAACCTCTTCGATTTCGACGTCCCCGAGATGGCGTGACCGGGTCCGGGCTGTTCGTCCTGCCCGACCGAGCGGACCGGCGCTCCGTCGACGGCTCGCCGTCGTACTCGCGGATCTGCGCGCCCGCGTAGCCGGCTGCGAGGACGAGACCCTGCATGGTCGCGGGAAGGGTGGGCGGAGAGGGGTCACGGTCACGAGGCGGGTCGCTCGCGCGGCACGGCAGGGGTGCAGCGGACCGTACAACTAAGACCATCAGCACGGTGACAACCAAACGGATAGCTTCGATGAGGTCGATACTGGGCTCGCGTCGGCTGGCACTCGTGACCGCGGTCGTCCTGACGGCCGTCGTGGCGACGGTTCCGACCGACAGCACGCTCACCGTCGCCGGCCAGTACGCGGTCGCGACGATGGTGTTCGCGGCGGTGCTCTGGGTGACGGGTGCGATTCCGTTGCCGCTGACGGCGCTGACGGTGCCGATCCTCCTGACGCTGTTCGGCGTCTACCCGGACTTCGGCGACGCGGTCGCGGGCTTCGCGGACCCGGTCATCTTCCTGCTGCTCGCGGGGTTCATGTTCGCCGAGGCGCTCCAGGAACACGGCGTCGACCGACGGATCGCCCTCGCGATACTCGTCCGCTTCGGGACGTCTGCGCGGGGGCTCGTGCTCGGCGTCATGGTCGCGACGGCGCTGCTCTCGATGGTCATCTCGAACACGGCGACGGTCGCGATGATGGTCCCCATCGTGCTCGGCATCATCGAGAGCGTCACCGACCTGACGGGCACGGAGCCCGGGGATGGCGACGCCTCGAACCTCCAGGTCGGGATGCTGCTCGGGGTGGCGTACGCGGCGAGCATCGGCGGCGTCGGGACGCTGATCGGGACGCCGCCCAACGCCATCGTCGTCGGGCAGCTGAACGAGCTGCTCGACTTCGAGATCACCTTCGTCGAGTGGCTGGCCATCGGCCTGCCGATGGTGGTCGTCACGCTCCCGGTCGCGTGGGTGCTGCTGACCTACGTCGTCTACCCGCCGAGGCGGTACGACGTGAGCCGGGCGCGAGAACAGGCGCGGGAGCAGCTCCGGTCGATGGGCCCGCTCTCGCCCGCGGCGCGTCGAACCGTCGCCATCTTCGGGCTGACAGCCCTGCTGTGGCTGCTCGGTGGCTTCGAGTCCGCCTTCGACGGCGTGCTCCCGGAGCAGTGGTACGTCACGCTGTTCGGCGGGGCGGGCGAGACCGTGTTCGGGACCACCGGCCACGCGGGCGTCCTGTACTACGTGCTGGTCGCGCTCGTGGCGATCCCGACGCTGGTCGTCAGCGACGCGGTGGCCTGGGACGACCTCACCGACATCGACTGGGGGACGCTCATCCTCCTCGGCGGCGGTATCTCGCTGGCGAACGGGCTCGCGGACACGAACGCGACGGTCTGGCTCGCGGACGTCACCCTGAACGCGCTGACGGGGACGCCGCTCGTGGTGCTGTTGCTCGTCATCGTCGCGATGACCGTCCTCGTCGGCGAGCTGGCCTCGAACACCGCGATGGCGGCCATCCTCGCCCCCCTGCTCATCAACGTCGGCCCGGCGTACGCGGGTGCGGTCGGCACGTCGAGCGAACTCGCGTCGGTGTTCCTGGCCGTCACCGGTGCCATCGCGGCGAGCTACGGCTTCGCGCTGCCGGTCGCGACGCCGCCCAACGCCATCGTCTTCGGCGCTGGCTACGTCGAGCGCGAGCACATGCTCCGGGCCGGCATCCTGCTCGATGTCGTCGTCATTCTCATCACGACGGGGCTGGCGTACCTCCTGATCCGCGTGCTCTGGCCGGTCGTGCTCGGGTGAGGTGTCCATCACCCGGAGGTTGGACTGTATCCCATAATCCGTGTGGGCAACGACGGGTGCAGCTTACGGCGACGGCTGCCCGCCCGTAGCTCCCCCGGACAAAGCACTTACCGACGGACCCGAAACCGGCGGGAGATGTCAAGCCGCAGAGCCCTCCTCCAGGCGGGTGCGCTCGGACTGACGGGCGCGCTCGGTGGCTGCCTCCTCGGGGTGAGGCCAACGACGGTGCCGGCCAGACGCCCGTGAACACCACCCGAACGACCGCTCCAACGACGCAGCGCACAGCCGAACCCGACTGCTTCGAGGTGACGCGACCGACCACCGACGAGTCGAACGAGCCCGACGCCGTCGCGCCCGCGTCGTACCCCGGACCGCCGTCGGACCGCACCGACGAGAGCGACCTGACCGGGTTCGCCGAGTCGTTCGAGCGTGCGTTCCGGCGGAACGGTCTGGTCCGGGAACACGGCGGGGACCTCGTCGAGTTCGGCTTCACTACCGACGAGACGTGGACCGAGAACGCCCCGGACGACGGCGGGGTCGCCGGCGTCGAGTACCGGTACCACTACACCCTCCGCGACGGCGTGATCGCGGACTCACCGACGAACGTCGCCGTCTACTACGTCGACGCGTCGGTCGCGGTCCGCGCCCACGCGAGGGGCCGGCGGGATGCCGGGACGGAGCCGGACCCGATGGAAGAGGGCGTCACGGTCGCCTGCTTCGACTGACGCGAGTCACCGTCGTTCGTCCCAACTACGACCCGTCGCCGCTCGCCTCGACCCGGTCCGCCTGCTCCACCAGCTCGGCGGCGAGCGTGCGGGCCTGCTCGGGTGTGAGCTGCAGCTCCTCCGTGTGCGCCGGCAGGACGTCCTCGGTCATGTTGTCGAGTTCGAACTGGAGCTTGACGTGGTCGGGCGACTCTCTCGCCGCGGTCGCGTTGCACACCGCGAACACCTCTTCGGCGAAGTCGTGGCCGCGCACCGTCGCGTCGACGAGGTCCAGCGTCGTGTAGGCGTTCACCTTCAGCAGTCGGTCGGCCATACCGGATGGAGTGCCGCGAGGCACTTAGCGGGCGCGACCGTGGCAACGACGGGCGAGCGGTCCACCCTACAACCGACAACACACTTGACCCCCGCGGTCGATGCACCGTCATGGTCGAGCAAAGCGTCGTGCTCGCGCTCCTCGCGAGCGCCGTCGCACTCGCCGTGCTCGTCCGGAGCGCGAGCACGGTCGTGGGCGCGGTGACGCGCATCGCGAACCACTACGACGTCCCCGAGGTGGTCGTCGGGCTGACCATCGTCGCCGTGGGGACGAGCCTCCCCGAGGTCGCCGCACACGTCATCGCCTCGCTGGGCATCGTCGGCGGCACGCTCGACTACGAGGTCGCCTCGGCGACGGTGCTCGGCGGGAACATGGGGTCGTCGACCACGCAGCAGCTGCTCCTGTTCGGGGTGTTCCTCGTGGGCTACGGGCGCTACCGCCCCCGGCCGCGGTTCCTCCGGACGACGTACGTGCCGATGCTCGCCAGCTTCGCGCTCGTGCTCGCGGTCGCGTGGGACGGCCGGCTCTCGCGACTCGACGGCGCGCTGCTCGTCGTCGTCTACCTCGCGTACACCTACTGGGCGGTGAACAACAGAGAGCGCGTCGGCGTCCCCAGCGAGCCCGAGAGCCGTCGACTCGGCCGAGACGTCGGGCTCACGCTGCTCGGCCTCGTCGGCGTCGCCGCGAGCGCGTACGTCGTCATCGCCGCGGTCGAGGTGGTCGTCGACGCGATGCAGCTCGGCGGCTCCATCGTCGGCGTCGTCACCATCGGGCTGGCGTCGGCGCTCCCCGAGCTCTCGACGGTGTTCGAGGGGCTGCGCCGTCGGTCGCCGGACCTCGCGGTCGGCACGCTCGTCGGGAGCAACATCGTCAACCCGCTGCTGGCGCTCGGGCTCGGCGGTGCCATCTCCGGCTACGCGGTCCCGCCCGTCGTCGTCTTCTGGGACCTGCCGGTGAAACTCGTCGCGGGTGTC
This genomic interval carries:
- a CDS encoding NAD(P)/FAD-dependent oxidoreductase, which codes for MQPAGPNAATGRTRQHDRHHYRTDGGASLADSYDVVVGGSGMSSSTTAMILARHGLDVAMIEAGSHPRFAIGEAMLPQSSMWMWIVGEYHDIPEIQYLSDANEIVDNITPSCGVKHSIGFAYHEPDRPVTGDHVHQLIPPNLPFYSESHLLREDVDHYLVESARKYGVEYVDETAIVDVDIGEDEVTVTTDRGTIEATFYVDGTGGSSVLAEGMGYREDAPELETDSRAIFTHVEGLAPFDELLAADARPEQSNRLHDGTLHHVFDGGWMWIIPFDNFERSEATKASVGLVLDRDQHPVDESVDAETEARRILAEFPDIQRHLDSADPVLPWVRTGRLQRSASRSSGHRHYLTNNTYGFVDPLYAIGLVNTFESVFVSTSLLLDAFEADDFSAERFAPIDEMHRRQLATNDRLISNAYKSMGDFRTWNAWTQMWLGQVLFHDLYIQRHCLNYLESGETTAFDPLLEEQSPGDGAPFAGQKAVMHRTMADVLDAYSGGEMGASEAADRMFGEMRRADWLPKHVYDWGDERARHVDFSDPELVGALIEWGKTDSPDRLRENLFDFDVPEMA
- a CDS encoding sodium:calcium antiporter encodes the protein MVEQSVVLALLASAVALAVLVRSASTVVGAVTRIANHYDVPEVVVGLTIVAVGTSLPEVAAHVIASLGIVGGTLDYEVASATVLGGNMGSSTTQQLLLFGVFLVGYGRYRPRPRFLRTTYVPMLASFALVLAVAWDGRLSRLDGALLVVVYLAYTYWAVNNRERVGVPSEPESRRLGRDVGLTLLGLVGVAASAYVVIAAVEVVVDAMQLGGSIVGVVTIGLASALPELSTVFEGLRRRSPDLAVGTLVGSNIVNPLLALGLGGAISGYAVPPVVVFWDLPVKLVAGVGLLVWLRYGTGGDFDRREGFALIVAYFIFLAGRLLLFPGQ
- a CDS encoding DUF6360 family protein, whose translation is MADRLLKVNAYTTLDLVDATVRGHDFAEEVFAVCNATAARESPDHVKLQFELDNMTEDVLPAHTEELQLTPEQARTLAAELVEQADRVEASGDGS
- a CDS encoding SLC13 family permease: MRSILGSRRLALVTAVVLTAVVATVPTDSTLTVAGQYAVATMVFAAVLWVTGAIPLPLTALTVPILLTLFGVYPDFGDAVAGFADPVIFLLLAGFMFAEALQEHGVDRRIALAILVRFGTSARGLVLGVMVATALLSMVISNTATVAMMVPIVLGIIESVTDLTGTEPGDGDASNLQVGMLLGVAYAASIGGVGTLIGTPPNAIVVGQLNELLDFEITFVEWLAIGLPMVVVTLPVAWVLLTYVVYPPRRYDVSRAREQAREQLRSMGPLSPAARRTVAIFGLTALLWLLGGFESAFDGVLPEQWYVTLFGGAGETVFGTTGHAGVLYYVLVALVAIPTLVVSDAVAWDDLTDIDWGTLILLGGGISLANGLADTNATVWLADVTLNALTGTPLVVLLLVIVAMTVLVGELASNTAMAAILAPLLINVGPAYAGAVGTSSELASVFLAVTGAIAASYGFALPVATPPNAIVFGAGYVEREHMLRAGILLDVVVILITTGLAYLLIRVLWPVVLG